Proteins co-encoded in one Anabas testudineus chromosome 8, fAnaTes1.2, whole genome shotgun sequence genomic window:
- the baiap2l2a gene encoding brain-specific angiogenesis inhibitor 1-associated protein 2-like protein 2: MSGMNSDQLHRSTLGVYSSLMDEFNPSLQKLVLMGNSYVQAFKDLAVTSEAYFNTLSKIGERAFHTTSSRSIGDVLIQLSENQRRLTLELEGVFRWFSVEVLQEMDNNIRLDQDYISGSRRHYEMAVHNQRQLRRGTSQVYPQDEYVQFLRQSHEEALKEEERRYRFLAEKHCGLIQSIAHLMNKTVGSLQQRADDWTSEVNATRQLEARPRSTSLSSTVGMKEEDFRKSREEMPLGSIPSRAPSPQGSISRSAGGGGRSMRALAAHQPAGSNPTLLPFTRGEIITVLVQQARNGWLYGRADSSGRQGWFPSSFVEQMDDPAETTISNKPPEMQPFSAMPDKKAELYSENKRSQTHRSQPELFPRGTNPFATVKLKPTSTNDRSAPRLYRR; the protein is encoded by the exons AGCTTGATGGATGAGTTCAATCCAAGCCTACAGAAACTGGTTTTGATGGGAAACAGCTATGTTCAAGCTTTCAAgg atcTGGCTGTAACAAGCGAGGCCTACTTCAACACACTTTCAAAGATTGGAGAGCGGGCTTTCCACACCACGTCCTCCCGCTCCATAG GAGATGTCCTGATTCAGCTCTCCGAAAACCAAAGAAGACTCACGTTGGAGCTGGAGGGAGTC ttcCGATGGTTCAGTGTGGAAGTTCTTCAGGAGATGGACAATAACATCCGACTGGATCAAGACTACATATCG gGCAGCAGGAGGCACTACGAGATGGCAGTCCACAACCAGAGACAGCTGAGGAGAGGCACCAGCCAG GTGTATCCTCAGGATGAGTATGTGCAGTTCCTCAGGCAGAGCCATGAAGAGGctctgaaggaggaggagaggcgaTACCGCTTCCTGGCTGAGAAACACTGTGGACTGATACAGTCCATCGCCCACCTCATGAATAAG ACCGTAGGttctctgcagcagagagcTGACGATTGGACATCGGAGGTGAACGCCACCCGACAGCTTGAAGCCAGGCCACGATCCACCAGTCTGAGCAGCACT GTCGGGATGAAGGAGGAAGATTtcagaaagagcagagaggagatgcCTCTCGGCAGCATACCATCGAGGG CCCCGTCTCCCCAAGGAAGCATTTCTCGGTCTGCAGGCGGTGGAGGAAGATCCATGAGGGCCCTTGCTGCCCACCAGCCTGCTGGCTCCAACCCCACCCTGCTGCCCTTCACCAGGGGGGAGATAATCACTGTGCTGGTTCAACAGGCCAGGAACGGCTGGCTGTACGGACGTGCTGACAGCAGTGGACG tcaagGATGGTTTCCATCCAGCTTTGTGGAACAAATGGATGATCCTGCAGAAACAACCATCTCCAA TAAACCCCCTGAAATGCAACCATTTAGTGCCATGCCTGACAAAAAGGCTGAGCTTTACTCAGAGAACAAG AGATCACAAACACATCGATCACAGCCAGAACTCTTCCCAAG aGGTACCAACCCATTTGCAACAGTTAAGCTGAAGCCCACATCCACCAATGACCGATCGGCCCCACGTCTGTATCGTAGATGA
- the pvalb6 gene encoding parvalbumin 6, with amino-acid sequence MAMSGILNAGDIKKALDAFAVADSFDHKKFFEMVGLKAKSSDEVKKVFTVLDADNSGFIEEEELKFVLKGFAKDGRDLTDKETKAFLKAADKDGDGKIGVDEFIALVKE; translated from the exons ATGGCAATGAGCGGCATCCTCAACGCTGGTGACATCAAGAAAGCTCTAGATGCATTTGCAG ttgctGACTCCTTTGACCATAAGAAGTTTTTCGAGATGGTCGGTCTGAAGGCCAAGTCCTCTGATGAAGTGAAGAAGGTCTTCACAGTACTGGATGCCGACAACAGTGGCTTCATAGAAGAGGAGGAGCTCaa GTTTGTCCTGAAGGGTTTTGCCAAAGATGGCAGAGACCTGACAGACAAAGAAACcaaagcatttttaaaagcagCCGACAAGGACGGAGACGGAAAGATCGGAGTTGATG agTTTATTGCGCTGGTGAAAGAATAA